AATATTGCATGGTGACAAAACTAATGCATTATTACAAAAACAAACCCTAACATACAGTAGTAGAATCATGTTTATTGAAGATATTAAGTCGATTGTTGAATACATAGTTCACAGACTCAACAAAAACGGTAAAAAAATTGTTCTAACGCAATAAAATGATCATTGACTAACGATATAGTGCCACTAGTTTCACTACCAATAAGGAAAAAAGATGGCTTCGCTCAATCAACACCGAGTCTATATTCCAAGCTCAGCACGTGCAAATCAGTATGTGTTAGTTGAATTTAAACCTACTGATGAGTTTTTTGCCCAGTTCACAAATGTTAGCTGTGCTTATAAGCGTCTTGCAAGGGAGTTATTTGCACTCTGTGATGAGTATGAATTACACAACGTTCACTTAATCGCTAACGATAAACTGCCGGTAGTTCGTTACCATGATGAGGCGTATAGTTTAGAAACCGCGAAACAAATTTTATTTTTCTATAACCCTCAATACCATGAAGCACACAATGTGTTTGCTGATGGTGAACAAAAATGCAAAAAAATTCGTTTATTGTTCTTGGCGACTGGTGAAGATATTCGCGCTAATGCGGCAAGTTTTCATCATAATGTGCAGCGAGTAATAAACTCTTTACAAGAAAAGATATTAAGCAATCAGCCAGCTTTAAAAGTTCGTGATCACCAACACCTTACTTATGATTTATTTGCTAAAGCAAAAGGTCACAAAGAAAGCTATGGTTATAAATTACGAAGCTTGTATCCTCGCTTTCAATCTCGCCAATGTCATTTACCAACTGAACACAGTGAGATAGCTTATGCAGGTTTTTCGATTCCTGTGACTCGTGCTATCAAAACTCAATTTCAACATATGTTGAATGAAGAGAATTACACCGAGTTTTATCAATACATTTTTGATGCGTTTAAACGTGCTTGTGATAAACGCGGATTAACACTGGGTGCATTTATCGCTAATGGAACACGACCTATTGTCCGAAATAGTAATATTGATAACGCACAAAGTAACAGTGAACTACAAAAGTTAACCTTTGATTGCAGCTCTGAGCAAGTACAATTACAACAATATTGGAATGCAAATCAACTTGTTGATTCACTGCATTTCGTAATAGCAGCAGCAGACAAAGACAAACATGACATTGGTTATGGCAAGTTTATGAATCATGTACAGAGTGCGATTAATGAAGTGACAGATGAACTGGCATTTAATCCAACTCGTCAAGATTTACGTGTTCGTTTTTATCAGCACATAAACTATCAATACTAACTAAGTTTAGTTTAATTAATCGAGGTGACGTATTCACGTCACCTTTTAATTATCGATTATTGCTTAGCTTAGTTAAGTCTAGTCGTAGCACCTTAGAACGACGCTCGTAGTTATAAAGTGCTTTTTTCTTTTCAGGTAATTCATCAACCGTGACCAGTTCAAAGTTTTGCTCTAAAAACCAATGAATACTACGGGTGGTCAACGCAAATAAATGCGAATAACCTGCACGTTTGGCTTTATTAATAATAAACCGCAGCAGAAAACTGCCACGGTCTGCATCTCGGTACTGAGGATGAACAGCAAGACTTGCAAACTCCCCCACTTGTTCATCTGCAAACGGATACAAAGCCGCACAGGCAATGATAAGCCCATCACGCTCTATCACAGTAAATTGTTCAATTTCAATTTCAAGCTGCTCACGAGAACGGCGTACTAAATACCCCTGCTGTTCAAGTGGCCTGATAAGATTAATAATACCGGTAATATCAGAGATGCTAGCACTTCGTAATTGTTCAGAGCTTTGCGGCGCGATTTGTGTACCAATACCATCTAATGAGAACAACTCTTGTAGTAACGCGCCGTCTTCTTTATAACTAACTAAGTGACAACGATGCACGCCACCACGACAGGCACCAATCGCCGCTTGTAAGAAAACCGTTGCACTTAAACATGCATCTGGTTGATTACGATAACTTGCTAATAGTTGCTCAGCTTCATTTGGCATTAACTCAGCAATCGCTTCACCATTTTCATCTAAAATACCAGCTTCTTGGCAAAACCCGAGCATTTTATCTGCACG
The nucleotide sequence above comes from Pseudoalteromonas shioyasakiensis. Encoded proteins:
- a CDS encoding DUF3083 family protein, whose protein sequence is MASLNQHRVYIPSSARANQYVLVEFKPTDEFFAQFTNVSCAYKRLARELFALCDEYELHNVHLIANDKLPVVRYHDEAYSLETAKQILFFYNPQYHEAHNVFADGEQKCKKIRLLFLATGEDIRANAASFHHNVQRVINSLQEKILSNQPALKVRDHQHLTYDLFAKAKGHKESYGYKLRSLYPRFQSRQCHLPTEHSEIAYAGFSIPVTRAIKTQFQHMLNEENYTEFYQYIFDAFKRACDKRGLTLGAFIANGTRPIVRNSNIDNAQSNSELQKLTFDCSSEQVQLQQYWNANQLVDSLHFVIAAADKDKHDIGYGKFMNHVQSAINEVTDELAFNPTRQDLRVRFYQHINYQY
- the argA gene encoding amino-acid N-acetyltransferase — translated: MRTTELVDGFRQSTPYVNAHRGKTFVVMLGGEAIDQSGCRSIINDVALLTSLGIKIVLVFGARPQFNAALEQVGITSQFHNEIRVTDNATFEVIKKVAGAMQFDITARLSTSLSSTPMSGSFLNVVSGNFVIAQPLGVDEGVDYHHSGRVRRVDVAGIRHQLDNNGIVLLGPIAASVTGESFNLTAEEIATQVALKLRADKMLGFCQEAGILDENGEAIAELMPNEAEQLLASYRNQPDACLSATVFLQAAIGACRGGVHRCHLVSYKEDGALLQELFSLDGIGTQIAPQSSEQLRSASISDITGIINLIRPLEQQGYLVRRSREQLEIEIEQFTVIERDGLIIACAALYPFADEQVGEFASLAVHPQYRDADRGSFLLRFIINKAKRAGYSHLFALTTRSIHWFLEQNFELVTVDELPEKKKALYNYERRSKVLRLDLTKLSNNR